A segment of the Methanobrevibacter ruminantium genome:
GAACATGATGACTACCGGTACCAGTAATGTCTAAAATAGCGATTTCATCTTGATCATCAATTTCATCTCTACCTTCAATAGCCGCTTTAAATTGCACATAAGGACCGTATTCTTCAGGAAGGTCTTTAAATTTAAATATTCCACCTAAAATTGCAATAAACATATTATTTCTCCAAATTCTTAATTTATTAAAATCATCTAGCAAAACCAGTAAGCATACCAGCAAAACTAGTTTAATTATTATCCAAATCTCATATAATTTTTATATTATTAAATTATATGAATATATTTTTAGTTATAGTAATTAATATAGTTTATTATTATACTAATAATTTTTATACAATGTAATAATTCAATTTTATTAAATCAGTTTA
Coding sequences within it:
- a CDS encoding DUF749 domain-containing protein; this translates as MFIAILGGIFKFKDLPEEYGPYVQFKAAIEGRDEIDDQDEIAILDITGTGSHHVLFLDKYNNLNEIKRELREADAKVNVTTLKILEGHL